The genomic DNA CGCGCTCCTGGTTTACGACATCGCCAAGCACCTGACGTACGAGAACATCGAGCgctggctgaaggagctgagggACCACGCCGACAACAACATCGTCATCATGCAGGTCGGGAACAAGAGCGACCTCCGCCACCTCAGGGCCGTGCCCACCGACGAGGCTCGAGCCTTCGCAGGTAAACATTTTGCCTTTCAATGAATGACGTTGGAACGaaattccttcttttttttgtaatggtGCGTTCAAACCAAACGCGAAGCAAATTTTCCGCGCCAGTCGATGCAAATCGTGTGATGCAAAATTTGCCTACAATTTGTATGTGTGCCGCGAAAGCCTCAACGTTGAGTGTATAGAATATAGAGATGAATGTAAAGAGCTTCTGAAGTGAAGATTTCTTACTAATTTAGAGAACTGCCTCTTTAAAGATGtatgttttgtacatttttaagacactacagggtaaaaaaaaattgcaaataGACATAAGCACAAAACTTCCTGGCTTTATTTACTCCTAATCCTTTTTGTTACGTTTAAATATGTCAATAAGGCTTTATCCAATACCAACTATTGGTGAATTTACAGATGCAAATGGGCAAAGTATTAAAATATACACCTCccaatgtgtattttggatgttttcttcaaTCTTGTCGGAAGCTAAAAATTCTCGGTGcatggaaaaacaacattttagccTGTTGTGTGACTTTTTGTGAAGAACACACAGATTTATCAAAACCATCgttgacatttttaatttgttaaaacgtgcaaaacacactttgtctccctttttttccGCTCAGAAAAGAACGCTATCTCATTTATTGAAACCTCCGCCTTGGACTCCACTAATGTAGAAGAAGCCTTTAAGAACATTCTCACAGGTAtgaacactttttatttatttaatactttttattaaacGTAAcaattttttgtcttttattgtattatttagttgttgtttttttgcatgtaGTTAATTTGACCTATTTCTTTGGACTGCTATGTCTATATTTAGTCGGgatgtgttcattctgtgtcgTATCTGACTGCTCGACGTTACGTTGCGTATGAGAGGTTTAAAACAAATCGATGGCTAAAgtattttacttttactcacggtcactgttttctctctcagaaATCTACCGCATTGTGTCTCAGAAGCAAATATCGGACCGATCTGCACACGATGAGTCTCCGGGCAACAACGTAGTGGACATAAGCCTCCCCCCGACCACGGACGGCCAGAGGGGCAGCAAACTCCCCTGCTGCCAAAGCCTGTGACGCTCgcgtttcctcttcctgttttgaCTTTCTGTCGGTCTGTTCATCTCTTCACCTCCGGTTTACTTCAGTTGTCATGCTGCTGTCGGCACGAAGCCCTCGTGGGTTCAAAAGTCTGTGACACCAAGACTCCTCCTGTACTtgacattcctttttttttttctgttttacttcttttgttttgtttttttttgtttttttatctcctttcctcttaATTCTCCATTCTCAGAAGAACCTGTCTACAAGAATTTACGGCCTGTgacggacaggaggacagagtgCAAAGCTCTCGTGAAGTCGAGCCTCAGTTAACTAGCCTTTATGGTCCTATTGAGCTGCTCCTGTTGAAGGAATGGTGAGGGATCAGTAGACCCGTGTGTCAGCGCTTCAAGTGGTTTGTtcccttctttttgttgttgtttttttttcctctctcacctCCCAATGACACAGACTCTTACCATGATCAGCTGCTACAGTGGAAATCCCATTTTCATGTCTGGTTGACCCGATTCTGCCTGTCGCGCAGCGCGGGTGTAGAAGAGATGAGAAGAAGGTACCACTGGAGTATTTGATGtgtcctctgctctctctggaTTTTCTATTtgcctcctctttttttttttttttttagtttcccTCTTCGAGCCCCGTGCCCACTGTGGTATGAAATTAGCATGAGCCAGGGACCAGACTGGCTGTGACTGGCTAACTTTATTATGGGCAAGCGTGACAGAAATGAAGTGatttttatttgtctgtgcgtgcgtgcgtgtgcgtgtgtgtgtgtgtgttagtcggTCTTGGGCCACGGAGATACCAAAGACGGATGCAATCTTACCGGTTTTTGGTGTTTTCCCATTTAAACGTGTTCAAGGCTGCTAAAGTTGCATTTCATTGCTGTATTTGGCGAACCAATCCATGCTATTTGCTAAAAGATCTGTACCGCAAAATAGCTTAAATTAATGTTAGaaattgtcttgtgtgtgtgatttatttttgtgtgtgatttaataGCATCAGCCTGGATCAAATTTGGCTGAGGTcaaaatctttctttttaacaagctgtcaggggggggggggatgaaaatCTCTTTTGCACTTATGTCCCATCATTTCAGCGGAATAAATcaccatttattatttttttctttcatttaaaaaaaaaaaaccaactaaaACATAATTTTGCTGTTGGTTGTAAAGACAAATAACACTAAATGTGGTGtattttgtctatttttttttttttaaactgcgtTTTCCTCACATCCacccttttttttcatctgagTGTGACATCTGGTAAAGGGAAGTGTGTAATCTGAGAACATTTAAATGGAACATAAACCAATATAAAATACTGTATGTAACGCTTTCACTCCAAGCGAGCTGGGAAAGTGGATCTGAAAAACTGAAATGCaaatttgtttgtgtgcttggcTGAAACGCCTCTTATTCACTCATCTGGGAGAAATGCTTTTGTGCGTTATTGATTTGATGCATTATGAAACTTCACATTtcttccaacaaaaaaaaaatatgtaaaggacagcaaacttgtttttttttgttgttcatttGCATTACACAGAAAATACTGAAGCTTAAATAAACCTAACTCACGTAACCGTATGCTGTAGGAGACACGACTTATTATTGGATACATTACTCACCCATAATGCAATGCTGTTTCCATACACACTGTTGTTTAGCAACTTGGGTGTCAACGCTGTTCATCCTGTCGGAGGAAATGTTTGTGCAGAGAGCTTAAAGGCTCCGCTACCTTttggaaaaacacacatggtGAAATGTAGCTTTACAGCTTCTAATAAGTGTATTTGGGTTTTAGGATTTCCAttcacattcaaacacattgtacattttaaagctttttaaGTAAACAAACGCTTGGGCACGTAGAAatggttaaaaaacaaaacatttatattgCTTATTTAATCAATTCAATGTGCTCTTGTGTTTATGAACATGGTTAAAATAAGTCCTGATGCCCTCTTTGGGGTTTTTAGTGATGAAACGGTCATGTGGCCCAAAATGAAAGAGGCCTTCTTGACCCAATTAGCTCAATTACTTTGTCAGTCTTCCTCGGATCAGATGTTCTTAATTTTAGTAAATTGGAAAAAGCCTAAATGCACACTCGGTTaatagtgttttattattattttatttgtattaatattcgCGTAACACCTTTCATACAAGGCGTGCAGCTTAAAGtgctttaaataaaattaaaataaatgtattaaaaattaATACAGGTAAAGATAAAGtgcacagtttaaaaaaaaaaaataataataataatacctaaAGGAAATAATTTGGTCCTCGATCCGGTTTGTTTACGTCTCCTCGCTCCCTTATTTCCTCCTgactccttccctccctcccttgctccctccccccttcgcaacaagctgttgttgttgtcctcgATCCCATTTGAACCACATGAACTCATCGGGTTTGTGTTGTTGCGCTAGTCTCCACCGCAGCAGAGGCAGAcagactgatgatgatgatgatgatgaggatgatgatgatgatgatgagcagcCTCTGGGGTTTATTTAAAGCTCTGTGAAACCGGAAGCTGTGTTGTCGTCTGGGAGCTGCTAGCTTAGTTAGCATATCATTAGCTCGCGAGTGTGATaattcacacacgcacacacacacacacacacacacagctctaaaACGATACACAATgaaacgagagaggagaacgtggaTGTCGTGCCTGCTTCCGTGACACACTTTAAAGAAGAAGACACGCGGTGAGTTCATCTTTTTAAGCGTTATTGAGTGTTTTGAGTCGGGCGGTTAGCTGGTTTCTGACAGCTGTAAGCTAACAACATCTGTAGCCGACTGTTCATTTACTGGACAATGACAGCGGGTTTAGATGGAGATAACGTGGATTGTTGCTTTTAATATCGGACATATGTGCCTGTAACGTAAAGATAGCTACACgcagataatatatatatatatatatttgtatatatatatttaatatatatatttgtatatatatatatatttaatatatatatgtacatttatttatatatgtgtatatatactactgtgtaattatatatatatatatatatatatagtagctcacatatatatatatttatgtatatatatttaatatatatatgtacatttatatatgtatatatactactgtgtaattatatatatataaatatatatagtagcTCACATTACTCTGAACCCCAGTTACTAGTTTTCttgcatttgattattaatgtaaaCGCAATTAACAAATAAATTGTGACGTGGCTACTGTTATATATTAACCagcaatatataaaataattaaaattgtCTGTACCAAAAGCTCTTTCTACTTATTCCCCCACTGTTTATACTTATCATTACGCATTTACTACATTACTGTTTAAATTTAGTTAATTAATTTGCAAATGtgatttaatttatataatttatatggtcatttatttttatttttatatattttatcacTTATTTTAACGTACACACTATTTTATGTTTTGATTCTCTGCTTATGtgatctttatttaattttattcatACATATTTTTTAGCATCTCCCTGTTATTGTTGTGCACATGATAAGTACAGAAGTCACACTTTTAACAGTGGAAATTACTTTAGTTTGTCATCTGTAAATGTATCATGGAATAATATATCTGCACGTATTAACTGATAAATGCAGTATATTTAAAAAGTGCATCAGTTTACATGTACAGTAAAGCTTCAACATCACATGGTTTGATCTGTTTTCAACTGATCACATCAGAGTTGACTGTGGATGTTGacttattttttggggggcttcCCTTTTGTTTATCTAGGTCAGGGATTGTGCCTCTTAATCGTGCCCCCGATGCTGTATAagtatacataaataataacacCAAGCAGTAATACGACAACGGTTCTGCCCATTGCTTTTGAATGGGCCGAGAGATCGGGTCATCTACCCAGGAACCTGTATGACGGCATGTTTACGGCTCTGTTCGTTTTGGGGTTTAATAATCCGCGTGAGCAAGATTATATGATATTTGAGATAAGTTACACACCGCTAATGTTGCGTCTACAGTTTTATGGTCTGTCAAATTTAATGATATATTGGATTATTGCAGTTCTCAGTAAAAGTTGTAGAAAATACGCATGCGACTAGAAGATaaacaaaaagcagaaatgttACAGTGATCAATCTGTAAAGTTAAAACACCACTTCTTTGACTCGGTGTCTACAAAGACAGAACATTATTTCCTTCACAAGCACACTCATTATTGCAgatcttatatatattttttaatttgtagagTGTAAATTATTGTCTCGTTTGCGAGGAGATAAAATTAAGACGCGAAATCCCGTCAAATTAACGCAAGAATCTCGGCACCATCTGCCCCACGTTAAACctcctgtttttaaaaacaacacaacaacatcgtcgtcgtcgtcgtcgtcgtcgagTAAATAGGATTATGTATGTATTCTATTGGTTTTGGGGTGTAATGCCAAAGGTTTAGCAGTGAGGTGTAAACAGTCGGTCCGGTACCAAAGCAGATCTAAATACCGGCTCAGCAGGCTCATCTTGTGTCATGCtcgagatgtgtgtgtgtgtgtgtgtgtgtgtgtgtgtgtgtgtgtgtgtgtgtgtgtgtgctgaatgcGACACACTTGTTTGCACATCATTGAAACTGTCATGTCTTCAAAAGGAAAGAAGCTACTTCAATACCGACAGTACGCAGTCAGACGtggatttttgtttgtttttagctcGTAAATTACTCacaactgtatttattgtcTTGACATTTGTCATGAGTCTGCTACTGTGGGATGATTCCTGCAGTGTTATCTTCAGTCGGGGGGGGGGTTTATCTGAGGGCAGACAGCTGCTTATCAGTCAGCTGCACATCCCACTCGCTGCCTCTGACGAGCACACTTGCTTTTATAATGGATTAGCAGATGTCGTGAGCAAATTGGCCTTCCTCCGAACCCGACGGCCTTCTCTGTAAACGACGGCGTCGTCGTAGATAACTTTCACGATTCATTTGACTCTCTCAGATGAGTCAgaacaaaaagctttttttaagtTCACCTCGCGTTATCATGGGACTGGAATACTGTGGATAAATATGGCTGCTGGGAATGACTATTATCATCGTCTTCAACAGCCAAACAGGATGTTGTCACACGTGTCCTACATGTAGGAGGTCGACGCTTGGTCTGTGTGGCATTTgtcctttccttcctccgtTGTGATTGGACGACTtgattaaaaaaggaataaactCTTAAGCACATTCTTCACACTTCTCCCATtgcaaagacttttttttatttttaaaaagacacgtAGCGGTCATGGTGCATGGGATGGATCGCTTGCCATCCCATGCAGTTGGCTCGTCTGAGGCACCTGTATTGCATCATCGGGGGTTATTGCAACAGCTCTACTTGGAGCACAGAAAGCTTAGCTTAATGTTATCTAAAATATTTTCAATGTGTCAGAGACGAATGTTGAGCTGATTTCGTCAATGTGGATGAGGCCTAAAACCTCTTGAGAGCGAGACTTGGTAACAAACAGACGATATCAAGCAAATTgtaaatggggaaaaaaaggagcagaAGTCGGGCGTCGGCCGGCTGTAgcgaggtttttttttttatgatctgCTTCTCACATAACGGGCAGTTCCACGAGCGTGACGGAGAACCACGGTGGCTTTCAGGTGGCGTTACAATCCGAGAGGCTCTCGCTAGAACCGGTGTTGCAGAACCGTGGCAGTGCTACACAGCGGACCTGCTCCATATGTAGATTATGAAAGGCTCATAGTAAAGtttggaaaacacaaacaactcttTGTTTACACGAGTAAAAATATAGTTTCTTTCCTACAAAAAGATCCCCTCAAAGCTccacgctggccctttaagtaaaGCTACTAAAGgtcatctatctctctctctctctctttctctgcttgTAGAAACTAACCACTCCCGGCCGGTGGAAAGCAAGAGTTTGCCCTTACCGCCCTCCAAAGTCGACCTCGGGCCTCTTGAGCCTTCTCACCCTCCACGGGCCGGTGTTTTGGCCGCCGTAACCATGACGACGGGGGGCTGCTGCCACCTGCCGGGCTCTCTGTGCGACTGCGCGAGCAGCCCCGGTGCGCGGAAGAGCGCGGAGGAAGCGGGCGGCGACGGGTGTCAGGCGCTCTACGTCACCCAGGTGACGGCCATCGACGGACGGTTGCTCTCCTCCGTCCTCAAACCCACGAGCGCACAAAGGTACCACGAAGTCTTAAATGTGTCTGTTCGTAACTGACATTTTAAACCGTTTcctttgtaatatatatatacatatatatatatatattggatttCTGTCTCTCAGCGATGGACCCATCTGCCGTATCTGCCACGAGGGCGGCAGCGGCGAGGGCCTCCTGTCCCCGTGCCACTGCACAGGCACCCTGGGCAAGGTGCACAAGAGCTGCCTGGAGAAGTGGCTGTCGTCCTCCAACACCAGCTACTGCGAGCTCTGCCACACGGAGTTCAGCATCGAGCGCCGGCCGAGGCCTCTCACAGAGGTAACAAAGGTCAATGCCCTTTGCTTCGTCTCGTCTCTacatgtgcttcttttttttaaatgactgtgtgtgtgtgtgtgtgtatagttaTATGAAGAAGAAGTAGCTCATTTTTGTATCTTTACCTTTTCCCTGATTGGCTCTCTCCTCCCtcgcctcccctccctccttatTCCACAGTGGCTGCAGGACCCCGGCCCTCGCAACGAGAAGAGGACGCTGTTCTGCGACATGGTGTGCTTCCTGTTCATCACGCCCTTGGCGGCCATTTCCGGCTGGCTGTGCCTCCGGGGCGCTCAGGACCACCTCCAGCTGGGGAGCTGGCTGCAGGCTGTGGGCCTCATCGCGCTCACCATCGCCCTCTTCACCATCTACGTCCTGTGGACCCTGGTAAACATGAATTTCACATGCAGATTAGACTGCggcactataataataataataataatccatccgTCTTCTCTCCCTCGGGTTGTCCGCGCAGGTGTCTTTCCGCTACCACTGTCAGCTGTACTCGGAGTGGAGACGGACCAATCAGAAAGTGCGTCTGCTCATTCCCGAAGCCAAGGGGTCGAACTCTTCCCAGCATTCCTTGCTCTCCGCCATACTGATGAAGAAGTCGGCCAATGAGAGTATAGTATGAGACCGGATCGCAGACGGTCGATGACGCTGTCCGTTAAATGCAGGGGGCTGATTTTCGCCCACCAGCCAGCCTTTtataagattttaaaaaaaacaacaacaacaacaaacaactgtCTTTGCCTCATCGGTACTTAATTCacattacttttaaaaaaaaagaaaaaaagcacatgtAAGTCACAGAGGGGAGCGCAGCAGCACACGGAGACGTGCAGAGGCCTCAAACGTGGGAACGGTCTCTCGCCATCGTAGATACGACGATGACATTTTaacgagaaagaaaaaaaaaaggaacgacCAAACTAACTTTGTTTAGCGGTCGCGTCCCGGCGTGCCCTCACCTTCACAGGCCTTGCATCTGATCCCCGTGTtcttttaaaattattattattatttaatcgCAGTCCAGATGCCAGTAATGCTGTTTGAGATGaaacttactttttttttttcaaggattTAGTTTTTGTGCAATACAACACTGTGGACGTGGAGGTCTTCACAGCACATGAAGAGACGTCGCCCCGACATGCACAGTTATGCATGCACGCAAGcactgttttttaatttattttggtgGTGTTTGTGTACTATGTACTAGACGATGTACTGTTCCTACTGCAGTGGGGTTTAAACCAGTGTCCTCGTAGAGGTTCTCGTATCGTCAGCACTTAAAGTCGGTCTTGTTGTAGATCGATGGGACGCATCGAAGCGGCTGAAGCACTGAAGCATCCTTTGAACCTGCCTAGTGAAGTCTGTACTGCTTTGTTCCGTTTTGgtttagtgtgtttttattatttttattaatttacatAACCACACCAGGAATCAGGGAAAGGGAACTCGGTCGGACGTTATCGTCTCCTTTATTCCGCCGTGAGCGTTTCCCACCAGCAGTGTTTGTcgtggtgtgtatgtgtatgtgtgtgtgtgtgtgtgtgtgtgtgtgtgtgtgtgtgtgtgtgtgtgtgtgtgtgtgtgtgtgtgtgtgtgtgtgtgtgtgtgtgtgtgtgtgtgtgtgtgtgtgtgtgtgtgtgtgtgtgtgtgtgtgtgtgtgtgtgtgtgtgtgtgtgtgtgtgtgtgtgtgtgtgtgtgtggactttaTGCACGGAGGattaatttgactttttagcttttttgttttgtttctttcaagTAAAAACCGCTTTGATGCgcgtgtgctttttttttcttctaaagaTCCATTCGATGGATGTCAATGTCACCACAGTTTTTACCTGGTTTCCAGATTTTTCATTCCACTTTTAGTTCATGGAAAGACGGTTAAATTAATTTGACGTGCGGACGCACTCGAGTCTGTTATTGGCCTTTTGGGCCGATGCAGGCGTGTTAAAGCCAGTGGTTTAAGTATTATTGTGCAGGTCTTACTATTTTGTAAGCGCTTCATTCATAACTGCAGTTGTGTGCAGTAAATATGAACGTTAAACTCCTCTAAAGCCAGactttttgattattatttctgtGGTCAAACTTAAGTTCCAAGATCACAATTATTGGcttttttggggattttctcTCCTCAGCggaaaacaacatttatatatatatatatttttttttacggatTGTAAACCTGCAATGCAGCACGTCTGGATTTTTTTTACGCATAATTGCGTTTTATTtaagcttttttattttaaaaagtatttttgcttTATAACAATCAGGCTTGaccaaacaatatttaatttaactgCTGTGTGTCAGAGAGCATCAATACAAaaactgcatttcttttcttattaattGGGGTCCACGTATTGCCCAagttttaattgtttgtttgtgtttttaactgATCTCAGAACAACAGATTATACCCTGTGATGCacccggagggggggggggggggggggggggggggggggggtgttacaaGCTTATGAGTCATTTGATCATCCGTGTGTTTACTGTCTGTCGTGAACGAGGCTTCACACCAAGTGTCGGGATCTGTTGAGGAGCACTTTCAACAAACAACTGAATTTGTAGGTCAATG from Cyclopterus lumpus isolate fCycLum1 chromosome 4, fCycLum1.pri, whole genome shotgun sequence includes the following:
- the march2 gene encoding E3 ubiquitin-protein ligase MARCHF2 isoform X1, producing MTTGGCCHLPGSLCDCASSPGARKSAEEAGGDGCQALYVTQVTAIDGRLLSSVLKPTSAQSDGPICRICHEGGSGEGLLSPCHCTGTLGKVHKSCLEKWLSSSNTSYCELCHTEFSIERRPRPLTEVTKWLQDPGPRNEKRTLFCDMVCFLFITPLAAISGWLCLRGAQDHLQLGSWLQAVGLIALTIALFTIYVLWTLVSFRYHCQLYSEWRRTNQKVRLLIPEAKGSNSSQHSLLSAILMKKSANESIV
- the LOC117729212 gene encoding ras-related protein Rab-11B-like; the protein is MGTRDDEYDYLFKVVLIGDSGVGKSNLLSRFTRNEFNLESKSTIGVEFATRSIQVDGKTIKAQIWDTAGQERYRAITSAYYRGAVGALLVYDIAKHLTYENIERWLKELRDHADNNIVIMQVGNKSDLRHLRAVPTDEARAFAEKNAISFIETSALDSTNVEEAFKNILTEIYRIVSQKQISDRSAHDESPGNNVVDISLPPTTDGQRGSKLPCCQSL
- the march2 gene encoding E3 ubiquitin-protein ligase MARCHF2 isoform X2, encoding MTTGGCCHLPGSLCDCASSPGARKSAEEAGGDGCQALYVTQVTAIDGRLLSSVLKPTSAQSDGPICRICHEGGSGEGLLSPCHCTGTLGKVHKSCLEKWLSSSNTSYCELCHTEFSIERRPRPLTEWLQDPGPRNEKRTLFCDMVCFLFITPLAAISGWLCLRGAQDHLQLGSWLQAVGLIALTIALFTIYVLWTLVSFRYHCQLYSEWRRTNQKVRLLIPEAKGSNSSQHSLLSAILMKKSANESIV